A window of Mangifera indica cultivar Alphonso chromosome 11, CATAS_Mindica_2.1, whole genome shotgun sequence contains these coding sequences:
- the LOC123228888 gene encoding zingipain-2-like → MNYLPSLLLLLLLLSSISLHSCSHINQLFEAWCQHHGKTYSSHQEKQRRLEVFQDNYYFIKQHNDMANSSFTLSLNAFADLAHHEFQLSRLGLSASAVKLDRRNVREPDSLDEEIPASVDWRKKGAVTQVEDQGRCGACWAFAATGAVEGINKIVTSSLVSLSEQELIDCDTTYNDGCGGGLMDYAYQFIIDNHGIDTEDDYPFQGQGGKCKKQKLKRHVVTIDGYKDIPANNEKLLLQAVATQPVSVGICGSERAFQFYSKGIFTGPCSTSLDHAVLIVGYGSENGVDYWIVKNSWGTNWGMNGYIHMLRNSGNSQGLCGINMLASYPTKTSPNPPPPPSPGPTMCDLFTYCSQGETCCCTWRLLGICLKWKCCDLDSGVCCKDHNLCCPSNYPICDTERKKCYKSAGNVTGATFETRDASRKFGGWNTLIDALFL, encoded by the exons ATGAATTATCtaccttctcttcttcttcttcttcttcttttgtccTCCATCTCTCTCCATTCTTGTTCGCACATCAACCAGCTCTTCGAAGCTTGGTGTCAGCACCATGGCAAAACTTATTCATCACACCAAGAAAAGCAGCGCAGGCTCGAAGTCTTTCAAGAcaactattattttatcaaacaacACAACGACATGGCTAATTCGTCTTTTACACTTTCTCTTAATGCCTTTGCTGATCTTGCTCACCACGAGTTCCAACTATCTCGTTTAGGTCTCTCTGCTTCCGCAGTTAAACTCGACCGGAGAAACGTTCGAGAACCTGATTCCTTAGATGAGGAGATTCCTGCTTCGGTAGATTGGAGAAAGAAAGGAGCAGTAACACAAGTTGAAGATCAAGGCAGATGTG GTGCTTGTTGGGCATTTGCTGCAACTGGAGCTGTAGAAGGGATAAATAAGATTGTGACTAGCTCTCTTGTCAGCCTCTCTGAACAAGAGTTGATTGATTGTGATACAACTTATAATGATGGATGTGGGGGTGGACTCATGGACTATGCATATCAGTTTATCATAGATAACCATGGAATTGACACTGAGGATGACTACCCGTTTCAAGGCCAGGGAGGGAAATGCAAGAAGCAGAAG TTGAAAAGGCATGTTGTGACGATTGATGGTTACAAAGACATCCCGGCAAATAACGAGAAACTGCTACTGCAAGCCGTTGCAACTCAGCCTGTGAGTGTAGGCATATGTGGTAGTGAGAGAGCATTCCAGTTCTACTCCAAG GGGATTTTCACTGGGCCATGTTCGACTTCTCTGGATCATGCTGTATTAATAGTAGGATATGGCTCAGAAAATGGTGTGGATTATTGGATTGTAAAGAATTCCTGGGGTACAAATTGGGGAATGAACGGTTATATTCACATGCTACGCAACTCTGGCAACTCTCAAGGTCTTTGTGGTATCAACATGCTAGCTTCATACCCGACTAAGACCAGCCCAAATCCACCACCCCCACCTTCTCCAGGCCCTACTATGTGTGATCTTTTTACTTACTGTTCCCAAGGAGAAACTTGCTGTTGTACGTGGAGATTGCTAGGAATATGCCTCAAGTGGAAATGTTGCGACTTGGATTCTGGTGTCTGTTGTAAGGACCATAATCTATGTTGCCCATCTAATTATCCCATATGTGATACGGAAAGGAAGAAATGCTATAAG AGTGCTGGGAATGTCACTGGAGCAACATTTGAGACAAGAGATGCTTCCAGGAAGTTTGGCGGTTGGAACACCTTGATCGACGCATTGTTTTTGTAA
- the LOC123228892 gene encoding lon protease-like produces the protein MALSQLIPSPTSSFPAHSHHQRSLNPNSTLNPKSFSFFSDSSLTLFRFVRRPNFLRCSASSFPEKHHPTNPPKSDDVVELPLFPLPLVLLPGAILPLQIFEFCYRIMMHTLLQTDLRFGVIFSDAVSGTAEVGCVGEIVKHEQLVDDRFFLICKGQERFRVRSIVRTKPYLVAGVTWLEDRPSGEEDVDALANDVEGYMKDVIRLSNRLNGKAEKEVVDLRRNIFPTPFSFFVGSTFEVAPREQQALLELEDTAARLKREKETLRNTLNYLTAASAVKDVFPSSS, from the coding sequence ATGGCCCTATCTCAACTTATACCTTCTCCAACTTCCTCTTTCCCAGCTCACTCTCACCACCAACGTTCTTTAAACCCTAACTCCACATTAAACCCTAAATCTTTCAGTTTTTTCTCTGATTCTTCTTTAACTCTTTTTCGCTTCGTTAGAAGACCCAATTTTCTACGTTGCTCAGCTTCTTCTTTCCCTGAAAAGCATCACCCCACCAACCCACCAAAATCTGACGACGTTGTTGAGCTCCCGCTTTTCCCGCTTCCACTTGTCCTCTTACCTGGAGCCATTCTCCCTCTTCAGATCTTCGAGTTTTGTTACCGCATTATGATGCATACTCTCCTCCAAACCGACCTACGCTTCGGTGTCATCTTCTCCGACGCCGTTTCGGGAACCGCCGAGGTTGGCTGTGTTGGCGAAATCGTCAAACACGAACAACTCGTTGACGATCGGTTCTTTCTCATTTGCAAAGGGCAGGAAAGATTTCGTGTTAGGAGTATTGTCCGTACAAAGCCGTATCTTGTTGCGGGGGTGACGTGGCTGGAGGACAGACCGTCTGGTGAGGAGGACGTGGACGCGTTGGCCAATGATGTGGAGGGTTATATGAAGGATGTGATTCGCTTGTCGAATCGATTGAACGGCAAGGCTGAAAAAGAGGTTGTGGATCTGCGGAGGAATATATTTCCGACGCCGTTTTCGTTTTTTGTTGGAAGCACTTTTGAAGTTGCGCCTAGAGAGCAGCAAGCCTTGCTTGAATTGGAAGATACAGCGGCCAGGCTTAAGAGAGAGAAGGAAACTTTAAGGAACACCCTTAATTACTTGACTGCTGCTTCAGCTGTTAAAGATGTGTTTCCTTCTTCAAGCTGA
- the LOC123228896 gene encoding thioredoxin H-type-like — protein sequence MAEEGQVIGCHTDEAWKEQLQKGLDTKKLIVVDFMASWCPPCRFIAPILADWAKKMPNVIFLKVDVDELKSVAEDWDVEAMPTFVLMKEGKILDRILGAKKDELQLAITKHATTETEAEAATVIAKA from the exons ATGGCGGAAGAAGGACAGGTTATCGGTTGCCACACCGACGAGGCATGGAAGGAGCAGCTTCAGAAGGGACTCGACACCAAGAAATTG ATTGTGGTGGACTTTATGGCGTCATGGTGTCCGCCGTGTCGGTTTATTGCGCCGATTTTGGCTGATTGGGCAAAGAAGATGCCGAATGTCATCTTCTTGAAGGTTGATGTTGATGAGTTGAAG TCTGTTGCTGAAGATTGGGATGTGGAAGCCATGCCAACCTTTGTGTTGATGAAAGAAGGGAAGATTTTGGACAGGATTTTGGGAGCGAAGAAAGATGAATTGCAGCTGGCAATCACAAAGCATGCTACTACTGAAACTGAAGCTGAAGCTGCAACTGTAATTGCCAAAGCTTGA
- the LOC123228883 gene encoding glucose-induced degradation protein 8 homolog isoform X1, producing the protein MDVDPRHYENIAINDNDIHNIVLSYLVHNCYKETVDSFISCTGMKLPADCLEDMETRKRILHFALEGNALKAVELTEELADDLLEKNKDLHFDLLSLHFVELVCSRKCTEALEFAQTKLTPFGEVQKYVEKLEDFLALLAYEEPEKSPMFHLLSLEYRQHVADSLNQAILAQANRQSYAAMERLIQQTTAVRQCLSQELGKVFSSVVLDNQFLCILSLSVYSSWLMPHISSSGKNVK; encoded by the exons ATGGACGTCGATCCTCGTCACTACGAAAATATT GCCATCAATGACAATGACATCCACAACATTGTCCTGTCTTATCTTGTCCATAATTGCTATAAAGAAACTGTGGATTCATTCATTTCCTGTACTGGGATGAAGCTGCCTGCTGATTGTCTTGAGGACATGGAGACAAGGAAAC GTATTCTTCACTTTGCATTAGAGGGAAATGCACTCAAGGCTGTTGAATTGACAGAAGAACTGGCAGACGACTTACTGGAGAAAAATAAGGACTTGCATTTTGATCTTCTCAGCCTACATTTTGTTGAGCTTGTCTGTTCTAGGAAGTG CACAGAAGCTTTGGAATTTGCACAAACCAAGTTGACCCCTTTTGGGGAGGTTCAAAAATATGTTGAAAAGCTGGAA GATTTTTTGGCTCTGCTTGCTTATGAAGAACCAGAGAAATCCCCAATGTTTCATTTGCTTAGTTTGGAATATCGGCAGCATGTTGCAGATAGTTTGAACCAGGCAATTCTTG CACAAGCAAACCGTCAAAGCTATGCAGCAATGGAGAGACTCATACAACAGACAACAGCAGTCAGACAGTGTTTAAGTCAAGAGCTTGGCAAG GTTTTCTCTTCAGTTGTCTTGGACAATCAGTTCCTTTGTATTTTATCTCTCTCTGTGTATTCCTCGTGGTTGATGCCACACATAAGCTCATCTGGAAAGAATGTTAAGTAA
- the LOC123228882 gene encoding dehydration-responsive element-binding protein 2D-like, which translates to MTEKKQLKKPAQASSRKGCMRGKGGPENALCTYKGVRQRTWGKWVAEIREPNRGARLWLGTFDTSHEAAVAYDAAARKLYGPDAKLNLPELSVNSQYPTAPATSQVPQMPNPPQVIHGSGINRSPSTPIPTMNDATQVYNNNNNSMMSVESHSNLAENDYKVGQNEQGMDGFWENLNVNLPVFDESIWAEAAMSIDYPMLGEPGPPAGHLLDGAGWDVFQTPWCT; encoded by the exons ATGACAG AGAAAAAGCAGCTCAAAAAGCCTGCACAGGCGAGTTCAAGGAAAGGATGCATGAGAGGGAAGGGAGGTCCAGAGAATGCTCTATGCACTTATAAAGGTGTTCGTCAGAGAACTTGGGGCAAATGGGTGGCTGAAATTCGTGAGCCCAATCGGGGTGCTCGTCTTTGGCTCGGCACATTTGACACGTCGCATGAAGCTGCCGTGGCTTATGATGCTGCTGCTCGCAAGCTTTATGGCCCAGATGCCAAGCTCAATCTGCCAGAGTTGAGCGTCAATTCTCAATATCCAACGGCTCCTGCCACTTCCCAAGTTCCCCAAATGCCAAACCCACCTCAAGTCATTCATGGTTCAGGCATCAACCGCTCACCAAGTACCCCAATTCCCACAATGAACGATGCAACACAGGTgtacaacaacaacaacaactcgATGATGAGCGTCGAGTCTCATTCGAATTTGGCAGAAAATGATTATAAAGTTGGGCAGAATGAGCAGGGAATGGATGGATTCTGGGAGAATTTGAACGTGAACTTGCCAGTGTTTGATGAATCCATATGGGCAGAAGCGGCGATGTCCATTGATTATCCTATGCTTGGAGAGCCAGGGCCACCTGCTGGCCACCTGCTGGATGGAGCAGGATGGGATGTGTTTCAGACTCCATGGTGCACGTGA
- the LOC123228879 gene encoding probable GTP-binding protein OBGC2: protein MDSGLKYLTVPPKRVSLCVSLCLVLAQEKIMLSMATLPSSSYLCLHCYNEKTFFHRFIPRRFSRQRVNSENLRYYTVNCRLTSTKESSSRSPATFIREPHKYFDQVFITVRSGDGGHGAILSLPNHTAEKSQGNQAKGKTRKKSSYKRDFDGSLILPMGGPGADVIIYADEGKDTLLEFHKKSRYNAKRGGNVSSMGVLYSQLHDGLAAPALRIPVPIGTVVKHKRGKLLADLAHPGDEVLVARGGQGGISLLEMPEHRRKKMMALTTNVLRDDSDKVLIHGRPGEEVSLELILRVVADVGLVGLPNAGKSTLLAAITDAKPDIANYPFTTLMPNLGRLDGDPTLGAGRFSSEATLADLPGLIEGAHLGKGLGRNFLRHLRRTRLLVHVVDAAAENPVDDYRTVKEELRMYNPDYLERPYIVVLNKIDLPEVKDSLSSLTDEILKIGSDKVTSEPETSSEDAVQSLSTESSKENIFSSGTANKDKREKAIEDYPRPLAVVGVSVLKGIRIDEMLKEIRAALRKC from the exons ATGGACTCGGGCCTGAAATATCTAACAGTCCCGCCTAAACGAGTATCTCTTTGTGTCTCCCTCTGTCTCGTTTTAGCGCAGGAGAAGATAATGCTCTCAATGGCTACTTTACCCTCATCTTCGTATCTATGTCTACACTGTTATAATGAAAAAACATTCTTCCATCGTTTTATTCCTAGAAG GTTTAGTCGACAGAGAGTCAATTCTGAGAACTTGAGATATTATACAGTCAACTGCCGGCTCACTAGCACCAAAGAATCTTCTTCGAGAAGTCCCGCTACATTCATTAGGGAACCACACAAGTATTTTGATCAGGTATTCATCACCGTTCGTTCAGGAGATGGGGGACACGGTGCGATCCTTAGTTTGCCCAACCATACTGCGGAAAAATCACAAGGAAACCAGGCCAAgggaaaaacaagaaagaaaagctCATATAAGAGAGATTTTGATGGGTCACTTATCCTTCCTATGGGTGGACCTGGAGCGGATGTAATCATTTATGCTGATGAGGGAAAAGACACATTGTTGGAGTTTCATAAGAAAAGCCGCTACAATGCAAAACGTGGCGGAAATGTTTCTTCCATGGGTGTTTTATATTCCCAATTACACGATGGACTTGCTGCCCCAGCATTGCGAATTCCTGTGCCTATAG GTACAGTTGTAAAGCATAAGCGAGGGAAGTTGTTGGCTGATCTAGCACATCCAGGTGATGAAGTACTTGTTGCGAGGGGCGGACAAGGAGGG ATTAGCTTGTTAGAGATGCCAGAGCATAGAAGGAAAAAGATGATGGCTTTAACCACAAACGTGTTGAGAGATGATAGTGATAAG GTTTTAATTCATGGTCGGCCTGGGGAGGAGGTTAGTTTGGAGTTGATTTTACGGGTTGTTGCTGATGTTGGTTTAGTG GGACTTCCAAACGCTGGAAAATCCACACTCTTGGCAGCTATAACAGATGCAAAACCTGATATTGCCAACTATCCTTTTACAACATTGATGCCAAACCTCGGGCGCCTTGATGGTGACCCTACTTTAGGTGCAGGGAGATTTTCATCTGAAGCAACATTAGCAGATTTGCCTGGTCTCATAGAAGGTGCTCATCTGGGAAAg GGTCTTGGTCGGAATTTTTTGAGGCACCTGAGGAGAACTCGCCTATTGGTCCACGTTGTTGATGCAGCTGCTGAGAACCCTGTGGATGACTACAGAACTGTCAAAGAA GAATTACGGATGTACAATCCTGATTACCTAGAACGTCCATATATCGTGGTGCTCAACAAGATTGACCTCCCTGAG GTGAAAGATAGTCTTTCATCTTTGACTGATGAAATTCTGAAAATTGGAAGTGATAAGGTAACTTCTGAACCAGAAACAAGCTCTGAGGATGCGGTACAATCATTGTCAACTGAAAGtagcaaagaaaatatattttcttctggTACAGCAAACaaagataaaagggaaaaagcTATTGAAGACTATCCACGCCCCCTTGCTGTTGTTGGTGTTAGTGTCCT GAAAGGCATCAGGATAGATGAGATGTTGAAGGAGATTAGGGCTGCCTTAAGAAAATGCTGA
- the LOC123228883 gene encoding glucose-induced degradation protein 8 homolog isoform X2: MDVDPRHYENIAINDNDIHNIVLSYLVHNCYKETVDSFISCTGMKLPADCLEDMETRKRILHFALEGNALKAVELTEELADDLLEKNKDLHFDLLSLHFVELVCSRKCTEALEFAQTKLTPFGEVQKYVEKLEDFLALLAYEEPEKSPMFHLLSLEYRQHVADSLNQAILAQANRQSYAAMERLIQQTTAVRQCLSQELGKDGFPPFSLKDFLKS, translated from the exons ATGGACGTCGATCCTCGTCACTACGAAAATATT GCCATCAATGACAATGACATCCACAACATTGTCCTGTCTTATCTTGTCCATAATTGCTATAAAGAAACTGTGGATTCATTCATTTCCTGTACTGGGATGAAGCTGCCTGCTGATTGTCTTGAGGACATGGAGACAAGGAAAC GTATTCTTCACTTTGCATTAGAGGGAAATGCACTCAAGGCTGTTGAATTGACAGAAGAACTGGCAGACGACTTACTGGAGAAAAATAAGGACTTGCATTTTGATCTTCTCAGCCTACATTTTGTTGAGCTTGTCTGTTCTAGGAAGTG CACAGAAGCTTTGGAATTTGCACAAACCAAGTTGACCCCTTTTGGGGAGGTTCAAAAATATGTTGAAAAGCTGGAA GATTTTTTGGCTCTGCTTGCTTATGAAGAACCAGAGAAATCCCCAATGTTTCATTTGCTTAGTTTGGAATATCGGCAGCATGTTGCAGATAGTTTGAACCAGGCAATTCTTG CACAAGCAAACCGTCAAAGCTATGCAGCAATGGAGAGACTCATACAACAGACAACAGCAGTCAGACAGTGTTTAAGTCAAGAGCTTGGCAAG GATGGGTTTCCTCCTTTCTCTCTGAAGGACTTTCTCAAAAGCTGA
- the LOC123228880 gene encoding purple acid phosphatase 2-like yields MGAVRWDFLVLLAVVGLISSAAKFSNGGRTSSFVRSANLSLDMPLDSDVFRVPPGYNAPQQVHITQGDHVGKAMLVSWVTPDEPGSNTVLYWAENTTLIKQAEGIVLSYKFFNYTSGYIHHCTVKDLEFDTKYYYEVGIGNTARQFWFRTAPESGPDVPYTFGIIGDLGQTFDSNTTLTHYEQNPTKGQTLLYVGDLSYADDYPLHDNTRWDTWGRFTERNAAYQPWIWTAGNHELDFVPDLGEQIPFKPYTYRYHVPYEASLSPSPLWYSIKRASAYIIVMSSYSAFGKYTPQYEWLELEFPRVNRTETPWLIVLMHCPMYSSYVHHYMEGETMRVMYEPWFVEYKVDVVFAGHFHAYERSERISNIAYNITNGDCTPISDQSAPVYITVGDGGNLEGLVTEMIEPQPSYSAYREASFGHGTLDIKNRTHAYFSWNRNEDGYAVEADSVWLHNRHWNPSEQFSRAAF; encoded by the exons ATGGGTGCTGTAAGGTGggattttcttgttcttcttgcTGTTGTGGGATTGATTTCAAGTGCTGCAAAATTTTCTAATGGTGGAAGAACAAGTAGTTTTGTGAGGAGTGCTAATCTGTCCCTTGATATGCCGCTGGACAGTGATGTGTTTCGGGTGCCTCCGGGTTACAATGCTCCTCAGCAG GTTCATATAACACAAGGAGATCATGTGGGAAAGGCTATGCTTGTCTCTTGGGTGACACCAGATGAGCCCGGTTCAAACACTGTGCTTTACTGGGCGGAAAACACAACACTCATAAAACAGGCTGAAGGCATCGTTCTTTCTTACAAATTCTTCAATTACACTTCGGGTTACATTCATCACTGCACTGTTAAGGATCTGGAG TTCGACACCAAATATTACTATGAAGTTGGAATTGGGAATACTGCAAGACAGTTCTGGTTTAGAACTGCTCCAGAATCTGGCCCAGACGTCCCATATACTTTTGGCATTATAG GGGATCTGGGGCAGACCTTCGACTCAAATACGACTCTTACACATTATGAACAAAACCCAACAAAAGGCCAGACATTATTGTATGTGGGAGATCTGTCTTATGCAGATGATTATCCACTTCATGACAACACCCGTTGGGATACTTGGGGAAGGTTCACTGAGAGAAATGCTGCTTATCAACCTTGGATATGGACTGCAGGAAATCATGAACTCGATTTTGTTCCTGATCTT GGCGAACAAATACCGTTTAAACCATATACATACAGGTATCATGTACCTTATGAAGCATCATTGAGTCCTTCTCCTCTTTGGTACTCCATTAAGAGAGCTTCGGCCTATATCATTGTCATGTCCTCATACTCAGCTTTTG GAAAATATACTCCTCAGTACGAATGGCTGGAGCTGGAGTTTCCCAGAGTGAACAGAACGGAAACTCCCTGGCTTATTGTTCTTATGCACTGTCCGATGTACAGTAGTTATGTACATCACTATATGGAGGGCGAAACCATGAGAGTAATGTATGAGCCATGGTTTGTGGAGTACAAGGTCGACGTCGTCTTTGCCGGCCATTTTCATGCCTATGAAAGATCT GAACGAATATCAAATATTGCATACAACATTACAAATGGAGATTGCACCCCCATTAGTGATCAATCTGCCCCTGTTTACATAACAGTTGGAGATGGGGGAAATCTAGAAGGATTGGTGACAGA AATGATAGAGCCCCAGCCAAGCTACTCAGCTTACCGTGAAGCAAGCTTTGGACATGGAACATTAGATATAAAGAACAGGACTCATGCCTACTTCAGTTGGAACCGTAATGAAGATGGTTATGCTGTAGAAGCTGATTCTGTTTGGTTGCATAACAGACACTGGAACCCGTCAGAACAATTCTCCAGAGCTGCATTTTAA